The Halostagnicola larsenii XH-48 region TCCAGGTAGATCCGGTTACTGACTCGGAAAGTGACGACGACGTCGAGGCGACGAACTGGGACGATTCGTACATCGGAGCGACGGTCCTCTGTTACGTGATACTCCTGGGTGCAGTGTTCGAAATGCCGATCGTCTCGTTCTTTTCGGGGATCGGTCTCAGTGCGCTCATACTGTTGATGTTCACCGTGTTGACCGTTCGTCGATTCTTCAAGTAATAACCCATACTCGCGTCGTCGAGGCCCGTCTAGATAATCACGAAGAGTACAACCAAAATCACGATCGAAACGGCGCCGACGAGCGCTCGAGTAACCAATTGGTGGTCGTCCGGCTCGGGCTCGAGGACGGTCACCGTTCCGTTCACTTGATCGAACTCGACAAATCCCGCATCGTCGAGAGCAGGAAGTCGTTCTTCGTACAGTTGCTCGTGGACGTCTCCCCAGGTTTCGATGGGTGGGTCCGCAGGTTGAATCAGGTAGTCGACGACTTCGTCTACGGTGGCTGGCGTCCCCATTTGTTCGAGTACTGAATACAAACCGGGATCTGACGCGGGGATAAATTCCGACGCGGGGATAAATTCCGACGCGGCCGGCCCTGCGCGTCGATCCCCGTGTTCGGAATACATCAGCTCCTTATCACTCGTCAGACGCATGTTTCACGCTAATTCTTCACAGTGCATAAATATTCCCACGCTTCACCGATCGAATCTCGAGAAACGGTCCAACAGTTAACTATTGCAGCTCCATCGAGAATGAGACTCGGTTGTATCGGGGGCCGTTCCGATCGTGAGTGGTGTGTAGGAACTCGCAAAGATCGTTGATTCAACGAAATTTCCTATGCAAGAGACGATTCCGGGGGCCCTAACCACGACGACAGCGGACCCTCACTATCCGACCAGCTACCGAGCCACCGTTGGACGTCGTTGATTCGGAGTTTGTGCCGCGCCGGGAGCGGATGTGCACGCTCGAGTTGGGGGAGCAGTTGTTGATCGACGCAGTACTGATCGAAGAGGGTTTCGCGGTCCGGCCAGGGCGGGTCGAACGAGGGTAGAAACGGTGTTTTCCGTCGGATAAACCCCTCCGCTTCGTTGAGAAGCGCTGAATCGTACGGTCGGTCTGGCGGGCGGTGTCGCAGCACGTCTTCGTCGATGCGCTCGCACGCGCGGAGGAACGTTTCCGTCGTCCGGTGTTCCGGTGGTGTCTGGAGGTGCCACTCGACCAGCTCGGCGTCCGTCGCGATGAACGCGGTGAAAAAGTTATCCGAGAGGTGGTTGTGAAACGGTATCGACGGCTGGTTTGCGATCCCACAGCCGGTGAGTTCGTGCTGGGGTTGGTCGGCTCTATCGGCGATCGAGTCCACCGCCTCGGCGACCGCATCCTCGACGTACGTCTCGACGTCGTGATCGAACGGCAGTCGATCGGCGAGGTCGAGACTCGCCTCGGGAACGTACCCGAATCGATCGAGCAACACCTCGACTGGATCCGGGTTCGCCTCGAGTCGGTTGAAACAGATCCGTTTACCGAAGACGTCGATCCCGGCCTGTTCGGTGAAGTGACCTCGAAAGAACGTGTCACAGAGGAGGCCGTGATAGATCGTATCCGCGGCCATTTCGTCAGTGTATCCGGCGTGGTGGATGTGCAGCGACTCTTTGATGCCTTGTGAGTAGCGAACCTTCGATTCGTCGGCGTGCAGGTACCGCTCGTCGGGCGGAAACGCCGTGTGATCGACGCCGTACTGATTCGCGAGGCGCTTTGCGCCGTCTACTTCCTGCCCGTCCGGATACCCCACGGTGTAACTCCGTTCGATTTCCGGGATTTGCGAGAGAATGATACGCGAGTCGTACCCCGCCGAGAGCAAGAGCGCGCTCTCGCCCGGCAGTATCGACCGACGCTCGAGCGCCCGCTCGAGCCGATCCGCGAGCTCGGAAACGTAGTCGAACTCGCGCGGTCGGTAAACGAACCGATCGAGTTGCTCAACGGAATCTGCGGTGAGTCGGCTATCGATCGGGAGCCGGGAAAGGTCCTCCACCCACGTTTTCTCTCCGAGCGTCACGCCGAGATGAAGAAAGTCGAGAACCCCGTTCCGGTCGAGCGAGGGCGTCTCGAGCGTTCGGCCGACTTCGCCGGCATCGGTCCCGAAGACGCGGACACCGGGGTCATCGGTATAGAAACAGGATCGAGAGCGGACCATATCGGTGACGACGAACGCTCGGTCGGCGCTTTCGATGTCGAGGACGGCGAGGTACGATCCATTGAGTTTCTCGAGTGCGTCGGTTCCGGCGCTCGGATAGTGCTCGAGTAACCAGCGAGCAGCGTTCGTTTCGTCGCCAGGAACGTATACCTCACCCCAGACGAGACAAATTCCGTTTGCGGCGGTATGCGTAGCACTCCATCCCGGTGTGCCGAGTCCGGAATCCCTGATACCGGCGGTTATCGTCGCTCCCTCGAGCACTTCGTCGAACTCGTCGTTCGACCGGAACCGATTGAACGTCTCGATACTTCCAAATACGCCGAAGAGCTCCTTGTTCATCGTCTATAACCACCTCGGTGAACGAGTGGGCGGTCTTCGACCGAACCCGTGGCTGTGGAACCCCCGCCTGACGAGTACCAGTGAGCGTGCACCTCGTTGTTCTCCCTTCGAGGGACCGTCCAATAATTATGACTCAATTAAGCGCTCAGGCGCCAGAGACACCCTTCTTAGCGATCCTCGGATTCGTATTGACCTTCGTATCGACTGAGACCCCTCGAGCGACCGGCACGCTTTCGCTCAAGCGCATCTACCGGTTGGATAATACTGTCGCTCGTGGCGATACGTTCTGTCCAGCACCCCAGAACGATACTTAGAGGGGCGTAGCTGCCGTTTATCTCTAGCGTGTCCACCGCGGTGGGTTCCGCGATGCGTCGATCAAATCGACAGCATCAATGAGAGAACGCGACATATAGAACAAATCCTCCGCAAACCGGTTTGTTTCTACGATATCAGGGCATCCCATTACTCGAAACGGAATACAACAGTCAAAACGGTACAGCGATCGCGGAACCGTTTCGACGAGTTCGATGTCATCGACTAGCCACGCGTCCCCAAGAAAAACCGCACAGCGTGCGATTCGACTGAGTACTCGAGGAAAGCGGGAAAAACGATCATCCGATTACTGGAGGGATCGATAGGAGAAAGACCGCAATCGGTTACGTGAGGAGTCGACGAGAGAGAATCGTTCCGCCGATGACCGCCACGAGCAAGAGAGAAACAAGCGCGGTAGCGATCGGCAGCGGACGGCGTCGAACGCCGGATCCAGCGGCCCAGCAAAGCCCCGGATAGTTGCGCGGTGACGCCGCGGCCGTTCGGAGGTGCCACAGCCCACGGAGTGGCTTTCCGTCAGCAAAGTAGCGTTTCGCGATAATGAGGTCGTGGCTCGAGCGGATCTCGAACCCCTCGTCCTCGAAGCACTCGACGGTCTCTTCGTGCATCGAGAGGTACTGATCGCTGGCAGCGGCGACGACCGAAGCTGGTGGATGGCCGGTCTCATCGCGCACGACCAGCGGCTCGTCGACGTAGGCGAGTTTCCCTTGTTTGAGGACTCGAACGCAGAACTCCGGGTCCTGAAACCGATCGAGTTCCTCGGAGAAACCGCCGATTTCCTCGGCAACGTCTGTGCGAACGAGCAGGGTCGATCCCGCGCCCGGCTGGACGTTGTCGGCGAGGATCTCGCCGATCAGTTCGTCGTCCCCTTCCGTCGTCGGCGTCTCGTCGCGGGTAGCGAGTGCGCTCGCGACGGTGCTTCGAAGTCGTCCGTCCGCCCCGGACAACTCGAACGTCGAGTCGCAGTAGACGCCCACCCACTCGCTCGAGCGGTCCTCGAGTTCCGCGAGCTGTCGCTCGAGTTTCCCTTGCAGCCACGTATCGTCCGAGTCGAGAAACGCGACGTAGTCGCCCTGCGCGTGATCGATACCGGTATTTCGAGCGACGTTAGCCCCCTGGTTGGTCGCGTGAACGACCGGGCGGACCCGAGGATCGTCGTACTCGGCGAGCACCGAACTCGTTTCGTCGGTCGACCCGTCGTCGACGACGACGACCTCCAGGTCCTCGACGGTCTGTTCGAGTGCGCTATCGATCGCTCGAGGGAGTGTTTCGGCTCGGTTGTACGTCGGAATAATGACGCTGACGCGAGTCATTCTGGTGGCGATTCCGCGCCGGGACGGATTATTATGGCACCGCTAAGCGTCTCGAGTGCCGATCCGTCTCGAACGAGGCGTTACCGATCGTCCCGAACGCCGTCCGGGAACGTGTTGTTCTCGAGAGAGACCGACCCCGAGTTACCGTAGATATGGACGGACTCGTCGTAGGCCGATTCGGCCGTCGTCCCTTCGATCGTGACGTCGCTCGCACCGGTGACGGCGATCGACGTGTTCGACGTCTCGAAGTCGCTGTCGGTGACACTGTAGCCATCGCCGCTGAGGTAAAGACCCCCTCGCTCCTCGCTTCCGGTTTGCTCGACCGATAGCTCGTCGAAGTCGACGTCGTCGCGCTCGCAAAGGATTGCGTGACGAATTGGTACCCCGTTCGCGTCGCCGGTGACCGATACGTTCTGGAAGCTGACCGCTCCGTCATCGTCGCCGAGGATCCGGAACGCGTAGGCGCTGCCGTCGATTTCGACATCGACATCGGCGAACGTCGCCGTTCCTGCGCCCCCATCGAGACGGATGCCCGAACTAGCACCCTCTCCAATGTACAGATCGGTGTTTTCGATCGTCACGTCGTCGACGTCGCTCATCACTCGAATCGCCTCGCCGTTTGGATCCTGGGCTTCGATAGAGACGTTGTCGATGTTGAACGTATCGCCCTGATCGATTCGGATCGCGTGCTGACCCGGTGCCTGATCGGGGTTATCGTCGACGACGATGGTTGCGTTTCTGATCGCTCCCTGTGACCCGCTGAGGCGGATCGAAGCGGTGCCGCTGTTTTCGAAATATCCGCCGTCGATGCCGATCTGACCGTTTTCGCTGAACCCGTAAAGGCCGTTGCCTGGGAATCCGCCAAGTTCACAGTCTTCGAAAATCAGCGACCCTTGATGGTAGTCGTTGACGTGAATTCCCGTTGGTCCTTTCCACATGTTCCCTTCGTTTGGCGTGAAGTCGACGTGGACGCCGCCATCGGGTGCTTTGAAGCAGTCGACGCGTCCTTCCCCGTCGGGGTCGGTAATGTTGAACAGTCCCGGACCCCACGTCCCGGCGTCGTGAATGCCGTTGACTACGACGTCTCGGACTAACAGGCCGTCCTCGATTTCGGCGTTTATGACGCGGATACCGGTCTCGTCGGCAGTTTGGTCGATTTCGAATCCTTCGAACCGAAGGTCTCGACCGGGAGCAGCCCGGGTACCCAGTCGGAACAATCGATACTGAGGACCGTCGAACTGGTGATAATTCGCCGGAACGATGGTCGCTCCGTCGCCGACGAATCCGACGTTGTCGAAGTCGGTGAGTCGAAGCTGTTCGTCCATCGCGTACCGCCCTTCGGGGAACTGAATCAGCGTGTCGTCGCCGACCTGTTCGCGTAGTACGGGCGTTATCGACGTTTCGCCGGTCGGATCTGCACCGGCATCGACGATGTCGATTACTGTCTCGTACTGCCCTTCGATGTGTTGGGCCGATGCGACACCGCCGAGGGTGAGCGCCGATCCAACGCCGACAAGACAACCTTTGAGATACGATCTTCGATCTATCGAACCAAATGGTGAGTTTCCTCTCATCGCATGAGAGCGTTACCAGAGGGGGGATTTACATATATGAGGCGTAATCTGTTATGAAAATATTGGCCGTCTGAATGGACAGAGAACAACTGTTTCACCGAAAACAAACAATCGTTCCATCCAATATCTCGGCTACCGAATTATAGCGCTTATATTCGGGATAATCGCGTCTACGTCCCGCTCTGGCCGAAAAATGGCCGGAGCGCTGAAACGCTTAACACCCGGATAAGAAAGGCCAGTTGACCCGTTGTCCGTATCGATGACGAAGCGCAACCGACGAACGTTCATAACGACGGCTACTGTCGCTGCGACGGCAGGGCTTGCAGGGTGTGTGGCAGAGGTGCGTGAGTCGCTTCCGTTCCAATCGGACGACTCCGATACCGGTGGGGACGACGACGAGAACGAGAAAGACGACGGCAGTGACGGCGATCAGTTGCCCGGCGAATCGATCGCGGAGTTCGAGGATCTCGAGCAGTGGGAACCGATGCTCGAGGAAAACAAACTCGAGGCGTACACGGACGATCCGTACGCGGGGTCCCAGTCGGCACTGCTCACCACCGACGAATCGTCTGACTATGCGGGAATACAACAGACGATCTCGGGCGGCATCGACCTCAGCGATCGTAACCTCTCGCTTGCAATCAAGTTTACCGGTCGCGATCAGCTTCACCTCACGGTGAATTTGTTGGCCCCGGGCTCGAACAGTGTACACTCGTTCACTCGATCGCTCATCGGACCGGCCGATCGATGGGTTCGTGTGGACCTCGGAACCACCAGCGTCGATCCACAGACCGATCTCAGTTCGGTCTACGAAATACAGATTGCCGCTCGCCCGCGCGGTGGTGAAAACGGCGCCATCGAATGCCAGCTCGACGATCTCCGGTCCGTCTCGAGGCCGGACACCGGCAAGGTGATGTTGCTGTTCGACGGAACGCTCGAGAGCCACCGCTCCGAGGCGTTCGAGCCCATGCAATCGCACGATTTCGTCGGCGTCGAATCGGTCATCCCCGAAACCGTCAACGACTCCGGCCGGCTTTCGTACGCGTCGTTACAGGAGCTGTACGAGGGCGGATGGGAGATGATCGCGCGCCCGAGTACGGGCTCGTCTCGGCTCCCCGACTACTCGAGCGAAGAACAACAGCAGATGATCGAACAGACCAGATCGTTCCTCGAAAGTCGTGGGTTCGACGACGGTGCCAAGCACTTCGTGACGCCGGGGAACATCCTCGGTCCGAACACGATGGACATCCTCCGAGAGCAACACGAACAGGCGTTCAGGTACGGCGGAAGTCCGAACGCGTTGCCCCTGACGGATCCGCACAACGTCGGCGTCTTCCCCGGCACGGAAGGCGATGTCACGCGAGAGTACGTCGATTATGCCGCCAAATACGGCCAGCTTGCAGTGCTTCGCTTCGAAGAAATCGGCGGGGACGGGATGGCCGTCGAGGAGTTCGAATCCCTCCTCACGTACATCGCAGAACAGGACGTCGACGTCGTGACGGCAAGCGACCTACTCGAGGCACAATGAGCCGGTCCACCACTGCACCGCTCGACGGTTGCCGTATCGATCGGATCGAAACCGATGACGGCGATAGCGAGCGCGTGGATTTCAGTGGTATGGCTGCGGATTCGAGCGAGGCGACCGGTTCCACCTCGAGGATCGACGCCCCGGGCGCAATCGGTGGACGCTGATGTATCGCGAAGCGACAGTCGGGGTCGTGATCCCCGCGTACAACGAGGAAGGGTTCGTCGGCGACGTGATCCGCGAGATGCCCGACTACGTCGATCGGATCTACGTTATCGACGACCAATCGACCGACGGAACCTGGGACGAAATCCTCGATGCTGCCCGGGCGGATCACGAGGAGAGAACAGGGTCTCCCCCACCGATAGCGGACGCGCACGATCGTCAGCGCGACGACGGCGAACCAAGTGATCAGCCGCGGGCCGACGGCGGGCCAGAGGCGCTGATGAACCGCGCGGTCGTTCACGATTCCATCGGGCGGGTCCTTCCGATCCAGCATCGAGAAAACATGGGCGCTGGCGGGGCGATCAAGACCGGCTACCTCGCCGCGCTCGAGGAGGGCGTCACCGCGACGGCAACGGTCGATGCGGACGGCCAGATGGATCTTTCCCAACTGCCGCGGTTGCTCGATCCGATCGTAGAGGGAGCCGCGGATTACGCGAAAGGGAACCGGTTGCTCGACCGAGAATATCGGTCGGCGATGCCGCGGTTTCGATTCGTCGGGAATTCGATGCTGACGTTCCTGACGAAGGTCGCCTCGGGCTACTGGAAAACGATGGATCCGCAAAACGGCTACACCGTGATCTCCAACGACGCCCTCGAGGCGGTCGACGTGGAGAACCTCTACGAGTATTACGGCTATTGTAACGATCTGCTGGTCAAACTCAACGTCAACGAGATGCGAGTCGCGGACGTCGGGATGCCGGCGGTCTACGGCGACGAGGAATCGAGCATCGAGTACTCGACGTACATTCCGAACGTGTCGATGATGTTGCTCCGGGACTTCCTGTGGCGCTTGCGGACGAAGCACCTGGTCACGGATTTCCACCCGCTGGCGTTGTTTTACCTCTTCGGTGCAGGCGTCGCAGGCGTCGGAATCGTCGCCGCGCTCTGGACGCTCGTGAACGCGATCGTTCGGAGCGGTTCGGTGCTCGTGAGCACAACTGCGAGTTTCCTCGTCTTCGCGCTCGGCGTCACGCTGTTGTTGTTCGCGATGGTGTTCGACATGGCCGAAAGCGAGCACTTAGAGCGCCAGTACCGACAGTAACCGCTATCCCCGAAGCGTGTTCGGCCGTCTTACTTCCTCCTTTTCCAAACTCGTGTCTCGAGAGGCGACCCTCGCCTGCGGTGCAGTCATTGATCCGATTCAAAGCGCCCGGCCGGGAATCGAGTTAAAACCGCAGGCTTTCGATACCGGACCCGAAGAGGCCGACGAACAATCCGGTGACGAGCAGCGAGAGTCCGACCAGAAGCAGCAGGCTCTGGAACCAGTCGGACGCCAACGGTCCGACGTGCAGCCGTTCGAATCGCTGTCGAGCCGCGTCGGCCGCAGTTCCGACAGGATCCGGTAACGTGGCGAGGACTTCGAACGGCTCTTCGGTTTCCATCGCCCCGACGAGGATACTGAAGCCGAGGAAGATACAGAGACCGACTGGAGGGACGATCACGAGCGCGAGCCACTGGTTCGTAATCGCCGCTGACAGACCAATAATCGGGACCGTCGCGAGTGCGACGGTTACTGCCGCCCGCCCGAGTCGTGCATCCACGAGCGGATCGAAGCCGACGGCTCGAGCGCTCACAGCGTGAAAGACGGCCATCGACCCGTAACTGATACTCGTCGCGACGGCTGCACCGTATACCCCGTAGCGCGGAATCAAAAGGAGCGCCAATGCGACGTTGAGCAGTACGGCACCAGCCGTCGCCCCCACGGGGTATCGGAGTTGGTCACTGCTCTTCGATCCCGCGAGAATCGGTCGCGCAAGTGCGAATCCGAACGCACCTGGGAGCAACACCAGGAGGGGTCCGACTGCGGAAGTCGCCGCGGAGCCAAAGACGAGTGGGACAACGATGTCCGCCAACGCTGTCAGTCCGACCGCGATAACTGCGGTTAGCAAGAACGTATAGCGAGTCGTCTCCCCGATCAGCTGGGATAGCTTTCGGCGTCTGTTCTGGGACCACATCCCCGAGGTCGAACGGGCAAACACCACCTGTAACGCCAGCGGAACGAGCAACAGACTCTCCGCGAGTGTCAGCGCGATCCGATAGGTGCCGACGGCGGCGCTGTCCGTGAACCAATAGAGCAACACGATATCGATGTGATACAGGACTAGCAACAAGAACGCAAGCACGAGCGCCAGCGAATCGTCCGGAACCACCGTCTTCGCCGGATATCCAGAACCTGGCCGAGCGAACAACTCGGAGAGAGATAGTTGATCGTCGACGACGAGCAGTCCGACGACGGAGACGAGGATACTTGCGAGGAGATGGCCGGCAAGCGCCCCAAAAACGCCGAAGCCGAGCGCGGCCAGCGGGAGTGCGATCACCGCGAAACTGACCGCATCGAGTATCGAGAGTCGGTTAGCAGAGCGCTCGAGTCCGAGATCGGTGAGCGTCTGGATAGTGACGTCGCGAACCTGTATTGCGACCACGAGCAGCGCGAGGACGAAGACGTATCCTGTCACCTCGTCGCCGAACGCCGCGCCGATGACACCGAAGTAAGCCGCAAGCGCGAGCAACACGGCACCCGCTATCGCGAGGGCGAGTGCGACCAGGAAGTGAAAGCCGATCCCCTGCGCGCTCGAGTTCGTCGGCTGTCGATCGGTTTCTGCGGCCGTCCGAACGCCGTCGGTAACGCCCGCGTTGACGAAGAACATGTAGAGCGCGAACACCGATAGCAAAAGCGAGTACTCGCCGAACGCCGAGGCGCCGAGGAACCTGAACAAAAGCGGCGTCGACACGGCGCTTAGAAGCAACACGACGACGGTCGCGCTACTGATCGAATCCGCGTCGCTCGCAGGATTCCCGTTCACGGCTCTACCCCTCGAAGAGTGATTCGATCGGTCGCCCCCACAACCGATACTCGATCAGATTCCGGAACAGACACAGTATCGGCTGGGGGTAAGTAGGGTCCGCCCCTTATTATACCCGGCATAAACGCCGTAACTGAGCGCATTGATAGCCTCGTTATGGCAGCGTTTGACAGGGATCGTGTCGGCCTGTCACCAACAGCGTTCGTGACTCCGGCGATCACGAGCGGAGTGCAACATCCACATCGCAACGCCTCGAGAGCCTCGATCCGGGGAGTCCAGATGAGTCCGTGTCATCTGAAGTCTCGAGTGGCTCACCCGCCGCGACGATCTCGCGGCCGCGGGGATATCCGGCGTCTCGAGCGTCGAACCGGCGCTTAACTGACATATAAGTAGGTAGGGCGGGTTCGAAGGTTCGGGCGAGAATATGGATTCTGAATCGAAACGTCGCCGCTTTCTCGGCGGACTCGCGGCCGGTGCCGTCTCGCTGACGGCCGGCTGTACCGATGCGTTAGATACGGTTCGCCCGGGCGGAAACGAAAGCGACGACGGGTCGCCAGACGGCAAGAACGGGTCGGACGAGGGGAGCGAAAGCGCTCCGGATATCGACAGCGGTGCGGTGGTTTTCGTCTACGACGACGGCCCGATGGACGACTACGAGACGGCGTTTCCCGTTCATCAGGAGTTTGATGCGCCCGCAAGTGTGGGAATCGTCACGGAGTGGATAGGGCGAGAGGACTTCAACGGTGGCGACTGGATGGGCGAATCCGAACTCACGGAACTCGCCGATGCCGGCTGGGAGATCATGGCCCACACGACCGGTCATACCGCGTTGGGGGAGTTCGAGCTCGTCGAGGATGTCGATCCGTCCGACACCCGAATATATCCCGAAAAGCGAAATCACGGCTTTCATCAGATCTACGACCTCGAAATCACCGATGGAGACGAAAGCGTCCGCCGAACCATCACCGGATCGTCCGAAGATGCGACGGGGCCATACATCGAGTTCGAGGAAGCAGTCGGGCAATCGTTCGCGGCCGGCGAAACCGTCGAACGCTACCCGGAAGATCTGATGAACCAGTTCCTCGGCGACTGCAAGGAGGACCTCGAGTCGATGGACTTCGCGGTTGATACCCTCCTCGCTCCGTACGATATCGTCGACGAGTGGACCCTCGAGTTCGCGACGGAATACTACGATGGTATCGCGAACGTGAATCCGGGATCGATGCTCAATCCGAAAAACGAGTTCGATCCGTTCGATACGAATCGGAGCTACTTCGTCGAGTACACCAGCAGCGAGAACACAGAAGCACAGCTCGCGAACGTCGAGAAACAGGAAGCGATCGGCATCATCGGCGCGCACACGTTCAAAGAGGAAGTAACCGAATCGAACATCAGAGACACCCTCGAGTGGGTCGAAGACAGCGATCTCGAGGCCGTTACCTTCCGCGACGCGATCAGAGCGAACGCGGACGGTTCCGATTAGCTGTCGATGTCGGTGGGCACTCAGTATAGTTCATAGTTGATACGTTGTACTCCACGATGGGTGTTCGCGACAGCTACCGGCCGATATCCTGCTATTCGACATCCATCACAGTAACGACTGAATCTCTACTCCGCCGATGGTCGGCCTACCACGTCTCGTTGTGCCAACTGCTGACCGACGAGGCTCCGAGGTCGTCGATTCCGTTGACGATCTGGTTGTACTGGATCGTCGGCTCCGACGCACTCGAGTAGAGGCGGGCTCCCTCGAGGCTATCGTCGTCGGAGACCATGACGGAGTTTCGAATGTGGTTGTTGTGACCCTGATCGATGTAGGGGTACTGACTCGCGTAGAACTCGCCCCGGTAGATCTCCGTATCGTTTCCGGTTATCATGATTCCGTTCCGGTTGACGTCCCCGCGACCGTGTTGATCGACGACGAACGTACTGAACCGGCAGTTGTTTCGGCCACACCAGATACCGTCACGGAACCCACCCTCAGTTCCGGCGCGGCCCGATATGTTGACTCGTTCGACGAGAACCCGGTCGTCGCTATCCGAATCGCGTATCCAGATCGGGTAGCCGCCCGATGTCTCGTGGACGATATCGATGTTATCGATGTACGTGTAGCCGGCATTTTCGGAGACGACGATCCCGTGGTTTACCTTATCGCCGCGCATTTCGATCGACGAGTTCTCGAAGTGCATATCGTCGCAGGTGTTCATCACCGATACGGCGTGACTGGTCGGTTGTGGCGCCGTTATCGAGATATCGACGTTATCAATGTGAACGCTCTCGCTGTTCTCGATACGAATGCCTCGCTGGCCCAAGCCGTACTCCGGCTCCTCGTCGACTTCGATCGTCACGTTCTTGATTTCGCTGTCGGTGCCACCGAGCCGGAGGCTCGCGGTACCGTTGTTTCGATACGTCCCCCCGTCGACGACGATTCTCCCGCTCTCGCCGGATGCGTACAGTCCGGTGCTCGGGAAGCCATCGAGTTCGCAGTCTTTGAACTCGAGGTATCCCTGATTCATGTTCGCCTCGATCCCGATCGGACCTTTCCAGGTGTTCGCCGCGTTCGGCGTGTAGTCGCCGTAGAGACCGCCATCGGGAGCACGGAACCGTTCGACGATTCCTTCGCCGTCCGGGTCCGAAATCCCGAACAGGGCCGGACCCCACGTCCCGCTGTCGTGTTGGCCGTGGATTGTAATATCGCGCACTTCGAAACTGTCGGTGACGTTCGTACCGATCACTCGAATACCCGTATCAGGTGCGGTCTGGTCGATATCGAAACCCTCGAACCGGAGGCGTTTTCCGGGGTTGAGGTACGTTCCAAGTCGGAAAAGACGGAACTGCGGTCCATCAAAATCGTAGAAGTTCGCCGGGACGATCGTCGCGTCGTGACCGAAAAACCCGATATTGTCGTAGTTCGTACATCGGAACTGCTCGTCCATGTAGTACTCCCCCTCCGGAAACTCGAACGCGGTGTTGTCCGCTCGAATGCGCTCGAGGACTGGCGTGATCGACTCCGATCCGGTCGGATCCGCTCCGGCATCGACGACGTTTACGACGTTCTCGTATCCCCCGTGGAATGCGCTCGCGGATCCACTTGCCGCTGTTAGTGCTCCGAGAGAAGCGATGCCTGCCACCGCAGTACCGCGAAGGAACGAACGCCTGGATCGGCTCGATTGAGTTTCCTGTGCAATTGACTCCGTACCGTCAGTATGTGAAGTTGAGGTTTGGGTCGATGATTTTTCGTGGTTCGAATTCTGGTAACCGCTTCGTTTCGGCATTGATGTTCACTTTAACAAGAGTAATAGTGGACCCCAGTATCTGTGGATTCGGATATCCAGCGTTTAAGTACTTCATTCTCGTTCGTTGAAGTGATGGGGCTGACAGTCGTGCTGTATGAAACAGTTTGTCAAACCGAAATCCGATAATTAATCCGGTGTTTACTTCGTGTAACTGCCTCTCACGTTGATTGATACCGTGGCCAGCTACTGGAACCGATTGTCTCAGCGCTCTCGCTATCGCGACGGTAGCTTTTTTCCGTACCAAAGGGTCTAAGTATCGAATCGGATTCGCCGATAGCTATGGAATACGGG contains the following coding sequences:
- a CDS encoding lipopolysaccharide biosynthesis protein; amino-acid sequence: MNGNPASDADSISSATVVVLLLSAVSTPLLFRFLGASAFGEYSLLLSVFALYMFFVNAGVTDGVRTAAETDRQPTNSSAQGIGFHFLVALALAIAGAVLLALAAYFGVIGAAFGDEVTGYVFVLALLVVAIQVRDVTIQTLTDLGLERSANRLSILDAVSFAVIALPLAALGFGVFGALAGHLLASILVSVVGLLVVDDQLSLSELFARPGSGYPAKTVVPDDSLALVLAFLLLVLYHIDIVLLYWFTDSAAVGTYRIALTLAESLLLVPLALQVVFARSTSGMWSQNRRRKLSQLIGETTRYTFLLTAVIAVGLTALADIVVPLVFGSAATSAVGPLLVLLPGAFGFALARPILAGSKSSDQLRYPVGATAGAVLLNVALALLLIPRYGVYGAAVATSISYGSMAVFHAVSARAVGFDPLVDARLGRAAVTVALATVPIIGLSAAITNQWLALVIVPPVGLCIFLGFSILVGAMETEEPFEVLATLPDPVGTAADAARQRFERLHVGPLASDWFQSLLLLVGLSLLVTGLFVGLFGSGIESLRF
- a CDS encoding right-handed parallel beta-helix repeat-containing protein; its protein translation is MPKRSGYQNSNHEKSSTQTSTSHTDGTESIAQETQSSRSRRSFLRGTAVAGIASLGALTAASGSASAFHGGYENVVNVVDAGADPTGSESITPVLERIRADNTAFEFPEGEYYMDEQFRCTNYDNIGFFGHDATIVPANFYDFDGPQFRLFRLGTYLNPGKRLRFEGFDIDQTAPDTGIRVIGTNVTDSFEVRDITIHGQHDSGTWGPALFGISDPDGEGIVERFRAPDGGLYGDYTPNAANTWKGPIGIEANMNQGYLEFKDCELDGFPSTGLYASGESGRIVVDGGTYRNNGTASLRLGGTDSEIKNVTIEVDEEPEYGLGQRGIRIENSESVHIDNVDISITAPQPTSHAVSVMNTCDDMHFENSSIEMRGDKVNHGIVVSENAGYTYIDNIDIVHETSGGYPIWIRDSDSDDRVLVERVNISGRAGTEGGFRDGIWCGRNNCRFSTFVVDQHGRGDVNRNGIMITGNDTEIYRGEFYASQYPYIDQGHNNHIRNSVMVSDDDSLEGARLYSSASEPTIQYNQIVNGIDDLGASSVSSWHNETW
- a CDS encoding polysaccharide deacetylase family protein; amino-acid sequence: MDSESKRRRFLGGLAAGAVSLTAGCTDALDTVRPGGNESDDGSPDGKNGSDEGSESAPDIDSGAVVFVYDDGPMDDYETAFPVHQEFDAPASVGIVTEWIGREDFNGGDWMGESELTELADAGWEIMAHTTGHTALGEFELVEDVDPSDTRIYPEKRNHGFHQIYDLEITDGDESVRRTITGSSEDATGPYIEFEEAVGQSFAAGETVERYPEDLMNQFLGDCKEDLESMDFAVDTLLAPYDIVDEWTLEFATEYYDGIANVNPGSMLNPKNEFDPFDTNRSYFVEYTSSENTEAQLANVEKQEAIGIIGAHTFKEEVTESNIRDTLEWVEDSDLEAVTFRDAIRANADGSD